A region from the Triticum urartu cultivar G1812 chromosome 1, Tu2.1, whole genome shotgun sequence genome encodes:
- the LOC125520137 gene encoding probable anion transporter 2, chloroplastic: protein MASVRSCVSVKPAAGPARYRSARVGAASLEPTSLRISASSSSSLGSGADGCGRGVGCAASISGRGVAVARLVGDGWRARRRGAREVVAECSASLEGVRHGAAAAAVPSVPALPERAKVVALVAAVMLLCNADRVVMSVAVVPLAAQHGWSSSFVGIVQSSFLWGYVFSSMVGGALADRYGGKKVMAGAAALWSLATFLTPWAASQSATMLLAVRVLFGIAEGVAFPTMSTFLPKWFPTHERATAVGLSMGGFHLGNVVSFLATPIIMSHIGLAGTFAFFASLGYLWLSVWLLNVESDPIDSRAISKSELQLILAGRSKSKVKGSKSPSLREVFSKMEMWAIIVANVINNWGYFVLLSWMPVYFKTVYNVNLKQAAWFSAIPWGVMALSGYVAGASADFMIKSGLSIVRVRKIMQSIGFIGPGVSLLCLRFAQTPSVAAVIMTAALGLSSCSQAGYFCNVQDIAPKYAGSLHGMTNDIGTVAAIVSTVGAGYFVQWLGSFQAFLTLTAVLYFSATVFYNIYATGDLVFD, encoded by the exons ATGGCGTCGGTGAGATCCTGCGTGTCCGTCAAGCCGGCCGCTGGCCCTGCCAGGTACAGATCCGCCAGGGTCGGGGCGGCCAGCTTGGAGCCGACAAGCCTGCGAATatccgcttcttcttcttcttcattgggCTCAGGCGCGGATGGCTGCGGCAGAGGTGTCGGCTGCGCCGCCAGTATCAGCGGCAGGGGCGTTGCCGTTGCTCGTTTGGTTGGCGATGGCTGGAGGGCGAGGCGGAGGGGCGCGCGGGAGGTCGTCGCCGAGTGCAGCGCCAGCCTGGAGGGGGTCCGCCACGGCGCGGCGGCCGCCGCCGTGCCCAGCGTGCCGGCGCTGCCCGAGCGGGCCAAGGTGGTGGCGCTCGTGGCGGCCGTCATGCTGCTGTGCAACGCCGACCGGGTCGTCATGTCCGTCGCCGTCGTGCCGCTCGCCGCGCAGCACGGCTGGTCCAGCTCCTTCGTTGGCATCGTCCAG TCATCATTTCTATGGGGCTATGTTTTCTCATCCATGGTTGGAGGAGCTTTGGCGGACCGATACGGGGGGAAGAAGGTGATGGCAGGTGCTGCTGCACTCTGGTCCTTGGCCACTTTCCTCACTCCATGGGCCGCCTCTCAATCCGCTACTATGTTGCTTGCCGTACGTGTGCTTTTTGGCATTGCAGAAGGTGTTGCATTTCCGACAATGAGCACTTTCTTACCAAA GTGGTTCCCAACACATGAACGTGCCACTGCTGTTGGCCTTTCCATGGGAGGATTCCATCTTGGAAACGTCGTAAGCTTCCTAGCAACACCGATCATCATGTCACATATAGGCCTCGCCGGAACATTTGCCTTCTTCGCATCACTTGGTTACTTGTGGCTCTCTGTATGGCTGTTGAATGTAGAAAGTGACCCTATTGACAGCCGTGCTATAAGCAAATCTGAGCTGCAACTAATTCTAGCTGGACGAAGTAAATCAAAAGTCAAAGGCAGCAAATCACCATCCTTAAGAGAAGTGTTCTCAAAGATGGAAATGTGGGCCATAATTGTAGCTAATGTGATAAACAACTGG GGCTACTTTGTCCTACTATCATGGATGCCGGTGTACTTCAAAACG GTATATAATGTCAATTTGAAACAAGCTGCATGGTTCAGCGCCATACCTTGGGGCGTCATGGCTCTATCAGGATATGTTGCGGGAGCTTCTGCAGATTTCATGATCAAATCCGGCTTATCTATTGTGCGAGTCCGGAAAATTATGCAGTCAATTGGTTTTATCGGGCCAGGTGTGTCATTGCTATGTTTAAGATTTGCCCAAACACCATCGGTTGCAGCAGTTATCATGACCGCTGCCTTGGGTTTGAGTTCCTGCAGTCAAGCTGGGTACTTCTGTAATGTACAG GACATTGCCCCAAAATACGCTGGATCCCTACACG GAATGACGAACGACATTGGGACAGTGGCCGCCATAGTTAGCACAGTAGGAGCAGGATACTTCGTCCAGTGGCTGGGATCCTTCCAGGCCTTCCTCACCCTAACGGCGGTGCTCTATTTCAGCGCCACCGTCTTCTACAACATCTATGCGACAGGAGACCTGGTTTTTGACTGA